The proteins below come from a single Holdemania massiliensis genomic window:
- a CDS encoding S10 family serine carboxypeptidase-like protein yields the protein MRIEECLEKSRFESQGSIVLKGQTIPYRTVSEDNFFVDEEGQPTATLFSYAYFRSDIEDPSTRPVLFAYNGGPGCSSLWVHAGLFGPRRIKLDDELHLPTVPPFELEDNPHCLLDLCDLVLVDPVGTGFGRLIQEKARAEFYDADGDVKAMALFIEQWLTRYNRRNSPILLAGESYGTGRSALLAAELLGAGPVKPDTLGLSVSGIMLLGSTFFEANPAEPSAVNLITMAATHHYHHPQGKPSRSEFIEAASQFAQTDYLSALFQGDALPQEQQEVIAEKLEYFTGIEKAFWIRHHLRIDMQKEFAHLLLKDQGLAVGFYDGRYTWNDDPAIHDANVIADDPAMGQYTPAFQTAFALICKELNITFNRSSKGLVFDVNETWQRKPKTSPAQALAGAMRRNPKLRVFFASGLYDLCTTAGNARYLATHSHLDPSRVLVGEYPSGHMAYLGEESAKLLAADMRRFFTQAIEK from the coding sequence ATGAGAATTGAAGAATGTCTTGAAAAATCCAGATTTGAATCACAGGGATCAATTGTCCTAAAGGGCCAGACGATTCCTTACCGCACCGTCAGCGAAGATAATTTCTTTGTTGATGAAGAAGGTCAGCCGACCGCAACCCTTTTTTCTTACGCTTATTTTCGCAGCGATATCGAAGATCCGTCGACCCGGCCGGTTCTGTTTGCCTACAACGGCGGTCCAGGCTGTTCCAGCTTGTGGGTGCATGCCGGTTTATTTGGCCCACGGCGAATCAAGCTGGATGATGAGCTGCATCTGCCGACCGTTCCGCCATTTGAGCTGGAAGACAATCCACACTGTCTGCTCGATCTGTGCGATCTGGTTCTGGTCGATCCGGTCGGAACTGGCTTTGGACGGCTGATCCAGGAAAAAGCCCGCGCTGAATTCTATGACGCGGACGGCGATGTCAAGGCCATGGCCCTGTTCATTGAACAGTGGCTGACACGCTACAACCGCCGCAACAGCCCGATTCTGTTGGCGGGTGAAAGCTACGGTACCGGACGCTCAGCTTTGTTGGCGGCTGAATTGCTAGGAGCCGGGCCGGTTAAACCGGATACCCTGGGCCTGTCAGTCAGCGGCATCATGCTTTTGGGCAGTACCTTCTTTGAAGCCAATCCAGCCGAACCTTCCGCTGTTAATCTGATCACGATGGCAGCCACGCATCATTATCATCACCCTCAGGGCAAGCCTTCCCGCAGCGAATTCATAGAAGCGGCTTCTCAATTTGCCCAGACCGACTATCTCAGCGCCTTATTCCAGGGCGACGCTTTGCCGCAGGAGCAGCAGGAAGTTATCGCTGAAAAGCTGGAATACTTTACCGGCATCGAGAAAGCATTCTGGATTCGGCATCATTTGCGGATTGACATGCAGAAGGAATTTGCCCACCTGCTTTTAAAAGATCAGGGTTTGGCTGTCGGCTTCTATGACGGCCGCTATACCTGGAATGATGACCCGGCCATCCACGACGCCAACGTCATCGCCGATGATCCAGCCATGGGACAATACACCCCGGCCTTCCAGACCGCCTTTGCCTTAATCTGCAAGGAACTGAACATTACGTTCAACCGCAGCAGTAAGGGTTTGGTCTTCGATGTCAACGAAACATGGCAGCGCAAGCCAAAGACCTCCCCGGCCCAAGCTTTAGCCGGAGCGATGCGGCGTAATCCCAAGCTGCGTGTCTTCTTTGCCAGCGGTCTGTATGATCTGTGCACTACAGCCGGCAATGCCCGCTATCTGGCCACACATTCGCATTTAGATCCAAGCCGGGTTCTGGTTGGAGAATATCCATCCGGACACATGGCTTATCTGGGTGAGGAAAGTGCGAAATTATTAGCTGCGGATATGCGCCGCTTCTTCACACAGGCCATCGAAAAATAA
- a CDS encoding LysR family transcriptional regulator — MENSQIEAFLNIIKYGSISKAAENTYTAQSYLSHKLMLLEEELGVKLLIRGKGTRNVELTNYGEEFLTLVESYQATWRDMLSIKDLKTSLNLSVGGVDSVNSFLFRKLYTNLLMDKKNILKLSIHTYHSRDLYQRVSSRKIDIAYVYNSINYPDVITTPIFYESMILLCRRDSPYHNLMEPKDLPPEYEIYIRHNSEFEIWHNQYWLPNKFMIRIAASSILPNMFVDKNCWSIAPASVLSYITKNDNMKSFTLAVEPPSIVCYQIEHRYPQPSRQEAINIYKKYVNEYLKSTYSINIFPKD, encoded by the coding sequence ATGGAAAATAGTCAAATCGAAGCATTTTTAAACATTATTAAATATGGGAGTATTTCCAAGGCTGCGGAAAATACATACACCGCTCAAAGCTATTTAAGTCATAAGCTCATGCTATTAGAAGAAGAATTAGGTGTAAAACTTTTAATAAGAGGAAAAGGAACAAGGAATGTTGAACTTACAAATTATGGTGAAGAGTTTCTAACACTGGTAGAATCTTATCAAGCTACTTGGAGAGATATGTTATCCATAAAAGATTTAAAAACCTCATTAAATTTATCTGTTGGGGGTGTTGACTCTGTTAATTCATTTCTCTTCAGAAAACTGTACACAAATTTATTAATGGATAAAAAAAATATTTTAAAATTATCAATTCATACTTATCATTCTAGGGACTTATACCAAAGAGTCAGTTCAAGAAAAATAGATATTGCTTACGTATATAACTCAATCAATTACCCGGATGTAATTACAACACCAATATTTTATGAATCAATGATTTTGCTTTGTAGGCGGGATAGTCCATATCATAACTTAATGGAGCCAAAAGACTTGCCCCCGGAATATGAAATATATATCAGACATAATTCTGAATTTGAAATATGGCATAATCAGTATTGGCTGCCAAACAAATTTATGATTAGGATTGCGGCAAGTTCAATTCTTCCAAATATGTTTGTGGACAAAAACTGTTGGTCTATTGCCCCAGCATCCGTTTTAAGCTACATAACAAAAAATGACAACATGAAAAGTTTTACTCTTGCGGTAGAACCACCATCCATTGTTTGTTACCAGATTGAACATCGTTATCCTCAACCAAGTCGCCAAGAAGCTATTAACATTTACAAAAAGTATGTAAATGAATATTTGAAATCAACTTATTCAATTAATATTTTCCCGAAAGATTAA